AGAGGGAAAGCCAATATAAGACCAAAAAGGTGCGCACACGTTGGACGCTAAGCCCACGCCTCGCCATTTCCCACCCGATTACCGTTAATTCTAAGCTCTATTTCAACTACGGACATTACCGTCAAATGCCCACGTCCGAGGGACTTTACAGGGTGCAGAGATCGGCTATTAATGCGGTTGACTACATTGGCGATCCGACAATTCCTTTGGCAAAGACTGTTTCCTACGAGCTCGGATACGATCACGCGCTGTCGAGGGACTTGCTGTTACACCTGTCAGGCTACTACAAGGACATCACTGACGAGGGGTACTGGGTCCGTTACGTCAGCTTTGACGGAAAGGTCAACTACCGCAAGCTGACGAATAATGCGTACGAGGATATCCGCGGTTTCGAAGTTGATCTGACGAAGCTTTGGGGGAACTGGCTCACCGGGAATATCAACTACGAGTATCGAGTGGAAACCTCCGGGTACTTCGGTCGGGCCTACATGTACGAGAACCCAGCGGAGCAAAGAGAGTACGAGCGGCGAAACCCCGAACAGTTCAAGCCTCGCCCTCGTCCCCGAATTAAGGCATATCTGGATTTTCACACACCACGGGAACTCGGACCGAAATGGCTGGGCCAGCGTGTTCTGGGCGATTGGTTCGTGAACGTAGTCGGTCGATACACGGCGGGAAGCTGGTTTACTTGGAATCCGAACAACGTCCCCGGAATAAGCTACAACGTGCAAAGAAATCCGTACTACAACATCGATCTCAAAGTTTCGAAGCTCTTCTCCTTTGGCAAGTTCGATGTGAGGGTATTCGCCGAGGTTTACAATCTGTTCAACTTCAAGCACTTCTCCTGGCTGTCGTTCGTCAATACCTTCGATTACAACTACTACATGTATTCGCTTCATCTGCCTAAGGAAATCGCTGAGCCTCTGGGCTACCTATACATACCAGGTAACGATCGGCCAGGCGATTATCGCAAGGAGGGGGTAGAGTACCAGCCGATGGAACCCGTTCGGGATATGAGCGACGTAAGCAAGCTGAATCCGCGGGTAATCTACTACGACTGGAGCCGGAAGAATTACTATCACTACTCCAACGGCGAGTGGGTAGAAGTTCCAAAGGCGAAACTGCAAAAACTCTTGGACGATAAGGCGTACATTGACATGCCTAATCAGACCCACTTTACGTTCTTGAACCCGCGTGCCGTTTTCTTCGGCATTAGCGTGGACTTCCGGTTCTGATTCTTCGTTTTGTTTGCCGGAGTCGGTTGAGGACAGTGACGATCAACTTTGGAGCAGGGCTATGCGACGATTGATTGTCTATGTGGGCCCACTGGTGGTCGGATTGTTGCCGTTCCTAGCTGGAGCTGATGAAACGCGCTGGTTAGCGGTAGGCATGCTCCACGATTGGTTCTCCAGCGCCGGTTGCGAGATTGAAGTGGGAAGGCGTCATCTCATATCGGATCAGCAAGATGGCTTACGATGGCCTGCCCAATATCGCTATCAGGACTGCAAAGCCGCTAAAGCGCTCTGGATAGGCGCTACAAACTACTACGATCCCATCGTGGGCCAAACCTTCGATTACAAGGTCGTGCACTGCGGCCCGCGCGTCCTAAATGAAGAGAGCGAGTTCATGCCCGTGGTCTTCAAACTGTTCGGCAAGTTCGAACGCCCCCTCGTGCTCGTCGATGGTATCCCTGCCGGCTTTCTGGACTACATGGACTTTGTGGACGAGGTGGATCCGAATCTTCCCGCTGATAGAGTTCTGTTTAACGTGGTCAACACCCAAATCGGCATCACCGTAAAGAGGACGATCTACGCTTTCAGCCAGCAATACCACAACAACTACTTCATTTACGACTACGTCTTCAAGAACACGGGTATCATCGACAAGAAGGGAACTCGATACGAGCAGACCTTGCAGGGGGTCATCTTTTTCTTCCAATACCGGTACGCCGTGTGCAGGGAAGTCGGCCCCTATGGGTACTACTGGATGCCTCAATCTTCTTCTTGGGGCCATAACACCATGAACGACAGCATGCTGGTTCGCGACCCCCAGACGGGCGAGGCGTACTTGTCCTTATTTGCGTGGCACGGAATCCACTCAAAGGCTGGGTTCGATAACATCGGTGCGCCAGATATCCGGCCGAATGGGGACGGCCGACTGGGAGCGGCCCAGCACGTCGGAATTGTGGTGCTCCACGCCGACAGGTCCGCCACAGACAAGTCCCATGATCCGGCTCAACCCACGACCACACAATTTCTGGGCTCTGACGAGCCGATCACTTCGGGGAACGATCCCTTCAATCCGGCCAAGATGGCTGCGGAGTACGCAGCCATGAGCGCCGGGCATCCCCTCAAGATGCACGCTGACGCGGTAATGGAATCGGGGCAAGCCGCAGACATCTGGGGCTCCACACCGGGAGGATTTTCCCACTGTGCCGGATTTGGTCCTTATACGCTGGCACCGGGGGAGAGCATCCATATCGTAATTGCGGAAGGCGTGGCTGGGCTTAGCCGAGAGAAATGCATCGAAGTAGGTGGGAAATGGCTGCGAAATGAATCCCCGTTTGTTCTCCCGGACGGGTCGACCACTACGAACCGCGATGAGTACAAGGACAAGTGGGTCTTCACAGGGAGGGATTCCCTGTACAAGACCTTCCAGCGGGCCATCATGGCGTATAAGCTGAATTATAACATCCCACACCCGCCGCCCCCGCCGAAGATGTTCGAGGTCACGGGAGGCGGAGACCGAATCATGCTCAGGTGGTCGGGAGAACCTGAGTCCTGGCCGGGGTTTGCGGGCTATCGGATCTATCGTACAATCCACGTGCCCGACACGACGTACCAGTTGATTTACGAGTGTGGCCCCGGCGTACGGCAGTATGACGATTTCAGCGCGCGCCGGGGCTTCGACTATTACTACTACATCACGTCCATATCCGACGGCTCCGGCAATATCACCCCCGCCAATCCTCCGGGTCCGTTGGAAAGCAGCATGTTCTATACCCGCACCAACGAACCCGTCCGGCTGAAGAGACAGGCCGGAAAGAGCCTCGCCGATATCCGGGTGGTGCCGAATCCCTACAACATCCGGGCGAGAGATCTTCAGTATGGCTATGGGGCCCCCGATCGCATCATGTTTCTGGATCTCCCACCCGTGTGTACGATCAAGATCTTCACGGAGCGCGGTGACCTGATCGAGACGATCGAGCATACAGACGGGAGCGGGGACGAGGCTTGGAACTCGGTCACGTCGTCTCGACAGGTTGTGGTGAGTGGGGTTTACATCGCTTATTTCGAGACTCCAGACGGACAGCGGACCTTTCGGAAGTTTGTGATCATCCGATAGGGGATGGCGATGAGGGTGCAGCCTGTGGGACTATGCTGGGAGCGGAGGATCGAAAGATGAAAGCACGAGCATACAGCTTGTTAATTCCCTGCCTTGCATTGGGCACCACAGTGGCGTCCTGGGCCGGCAACAAAAAGCTGGCGCAGACTGGCTTTCAGTTCCTGAGCGTGCCCACGGAGGCACGAGCGGCAGCAATGGGGGAAGCGTTCACCACAGTGGCCAGTTACTCCGGCTCCATGTTCTACAATCCAGCCAACATGTCCCGCATTACGTCTCTTGTCGACATCTCTCTGAGCCGCAATCAGTGGATCGCGGATATCGAGCACGTCTCTGGAACCATCGCTCTTAACCCATGGCGTGGGAGATACGGGGTATTGGGTTTTAGCATCCTCGCCGTGGATTACGGAGAATTCCTTGGGACGATGGTAGATCCCACCACCGACAAAGGCTACATAGACACAGGTACCTTTTCTCCGAGCGCGTTGGCCGTGGGTGTCGCTTACGCACGCTCCCTGACCGACCGTTTTTCCGTAGGCGGGCATGTTCGCTATTGCTACCAGAAGTTAGGGACCAGTGTAGTTCCCGTGGGGGAGGCCTCTGCGGGTGTCAGGGAAAAGATCGACAACTTCGTCGATGTCCTCGGCTTTGATTTTGGCACGCTTTACCGTACCGGTTTCCGAACCCTGGCCTTCGGGATGAGTGTTCGCAACTTCTCCAAGGAAATCAAGTTCCAGCGCGAAGGCTTCCAATTGCCGTTGACTTTTCGGATTGGGGTCTCCATGGAAGTTCTCGAACTGTTCCTCGGGGAGAATGATACCCATCAACTTCTGGTTTCTGTAGATGCAAGCCACCCACGGGATTATCCAGAGCAGCTCAGCATCGGAGCCGAGTATACGTTCCTCGGAATACTAGCCCTGCGCGGGGGGTACACGACAGGCTACCGCCACACGAAGGAAGAAAAGGGAAGCTACGGTAACCCGGATCGAGGGTTCAGCTTCGGGCTCGGCCTCCAGAAGTCCTTGGGGGATCACCTGGTTGCCCTGGACTATGCATACATCCCGTTCGGTGTGTTCGATCCGGTCAAGGTAGTGTCGTTTCGCCTCGTCCTGTAATATGGGGGGCGGCATTTTGGCTCGCTACACCCGTCGAAATCGAGGAGAGAAACCATGAGCGGATCCTGGAGGAAGCTGTCAGGATTCCTGGCAGCGGGGTTGCTCGGGTTGTGGCTTGTAGGGTGCGAGAACAAGTATCCGGAGAGCATCTACGATCCGAATTTCCAGGGAGCGCCCGCGCCGAGGATCACCAGTGTCCTGCCTCAAGACAGTGCCCTGGCTGGCATCGGGGAGATCGTCATTCGCGGGGAGAATTTTTCGCCTGAGCCGAGCAAGAACTTTGTGTTCTTCGGCAAGGTTCAGGCGCAGGTCATACGGGCGACGCCTACCGAGTTGACGGTCAAGACTCCCAATGTGATAGGGGACTCGATCCAGGTGAAGGTCGCCGTCCATGGGGCCCTCCTTTTCAGCAACGCGGTTCGCTACCGGCTGGTACAGGCCATTTGGGATTGGGGAGGTTTTCTGGCTGCCGACGACCCGTGGGCCATCACCTGCGATGCCGCGGAAAACCTGTACGTCAGTCTTACCACGCGCGTTGTCGACAAGGTAGCTCCCGATGGTCGCCGGCAATCGTACGGGACCCTTCCCTTTATCAAGGCGACCGGCATGAAAATGGGGCCGGAGGGGTATTTGTACGTGGCGCGGGGCACGAAGACAATTTACCGCATCCCTCCGGGCGGCGGTGCGGCGGTGAAATGGATCGATGCTCCTGACCGAATCAATGATTTTGATTTTGCGCCATCGAAGTCCATGTACGCAGGCGGGGACGGCAATTCCCTGTATCTCATACGGCAAGACGGTTCCGCGAGCGAGGCGGCCTCCTATCGCAAGGTGAATATCCGAACGGTTCGGGTGTTCCAGGGCTACGTCTACGTGGGCGGCCAGGATTCATTGGGCCAGTCTTTCGTGTGGAGGAATCAGATCCTTGACGGCGATCAGCTTGGTCCAAAGGAGGTCTACTTTGAGTGGAATGCGCAGGTCGATCCTTCTTCCCGTGTTTACGCCATCACGTTTGCGCAGGACGGGGACATGTACGTAGGGACGGACAATCCGTATGGAATTATAGTGGTTCATCCGGACAGGACGTTTGCGCCTCTTTACGAGGGTTTGATCAAATCCTATGTTTACTCGCTGGCGTGGGGAAAGGGGGTCTACCTTTACGCGAATCAACGAAATGACTCGGATCCCTCGCAAAAAAGAATGCTGCGGATCAATACCTTAAAGGTCGGTGCTCCCTACTACGGGAGGGAGTGAACAGAGGGATTTGGCGGCCAGTCGGAAGATGCCGCGGAGAGGAAGCCTGTGGCGGGCTCCGCACGGGCAAGTGAAGGTGAGGGCGTCCGCATGAAGGTCCGTCGGTTTATCCGTCAAGGCCCGGTCTTGGTCGGCCGGAGCATGGGGTGGTTAGCTTTCACCACGTTCATGGGGATTCTGCTGGCTCGCACGGCATGGGCGGGAACCACGGGAAAAATTACGGGACGGGTGACGGAGCTTGGGACGGGACAGCCCCTACCGGGCGTGAACGTGGTTATTTCAGGAACCGAAATGGGGGCGGCCACAGACGCCAACGGACGCTACGTTATTCTCAACGTCCCGCCGGGGTCCTACTCCCTCCAGGCATCGATGATCGGCTACCGCAAGGTCACCATGACCAATGTGGTCGTGAGGGTGGATCTCACCACCACGGCCGACTTTGAGCTCGAGCCGGCGGTGATTGAAATGAAAGAGGTCGTCGTGGAGGCCAGGCGACCCATCGTACCTAAGGATGTCTCGGCCAGCCAGGTCAACGTGGAGTCCAGAGTCATCTCTAGTCTTCCGGTCCAGGAGCTCAGCCAGGTGGTTGGCCTCCAGGCTGGTATACGAGGCCTGGTGATTAGGGGCGGCAGCGCACGTCAAGCTGCATTTCTGGTGGATGGGCTGAGCTTTAACGACGAGCGTTCTAACGCACCTTACGCGAGCGTTCCTCTCTCGGTGGTCAAGGAAGTTCAGATTCAGTCTGGGGGATTTAACGCGGAATATGGGAATCTGAGGTCCGGCATCATCAACGTAATCACCAGGGAGCCAGACGCCAGGGCTTACCACGGCGCCGTTACAGGGCAATATCGCCCACCGCGACCAAAGCATTTTGGTCCGTCGATCTATGACCCGAACACGTACTTCACCCGGCCTTACCTGGATCCTGCCGTGTGCTGGACGGGTACGTCCAGTGGCGGATGGGACGCCTACACGAGGCGACAATATCCCTCTTTTCCGGGATGGATCGCCGTTGCCGACGCCACAGTAGCGGATGACGATCCTACGAACGATCTGACGCCGGAGGGGGCGAAGCGCCTTTGGGAATGGCAGCACAGGCGAAGGGGCGATATCACAAAACCGGATTACGTCATCGACGCGGCCTTTGGGGGGCCATTGCCCGTTTTGGGCCATTACGCGGGAGATCTGCGTTTTCTGCTATCCCATCAGAACCTGCGGGAGATGTTTATTTTTCCCCTTTCTCGCGATGCCTACAGCGAGAATGTCACCCAACTCAAGCTGGTATCCAATTGGGGACCCTCGATTAAGCTGGTTGCGATAGGGACCTACGGGGAAGTTCATTCGGTATCGCCGTACGATTGGACCGTAACGCCGACAGGCGATGTTCTGCGCGGTACGTATGCGGTGGCGGATCTGGTGAACAGCAGCAGCGGCAACGCGATACTGTACGTCCCCGGTTACTACAGCCCGGCCTCGATCTATCGTTCAACCTTCGGTCTGAAACTTACTCATGTATTGAGCACCCGCACCTTCTACGAGATGAACCTCCAGTACACCGCTAACCGCTATAATACCTTCCAAATAGCTTTGCGTGACACGACAAAACGGTTTGAACCTGTTCCGGGCTATAAGGTGGACGAAGCGCCCTGGGGCTATTGGGGCTATGGGGTGACAGGAATCGGAGACGGGATGATCCTCGGTGGCTGGATGAACTTGGGTCGGGATAAGAGTAAGATCCAAACCTCCTCGATCCGATTCGACATCACAAGCCAGGTGGATCACAGGAACCAGGTGAAAGGGGGATTCCAGGTTGTCTACAATGACCTGAACGTCCGATCCTACACAGAGAACCCGAGCATGACGACATGGAACCGGAAGCAAACCTATCACCGCTTCCCGTACCGGATCGGCGCGTATATTCAGGACAAACTGGAATTCGAAGGGTTTATCGCCAATCTTGGTTTGAGATTGGACTACACGGATCCAAACGGTTTTCGCTACGACCTCAAGCCGTACGACCGACTTTACCGCGAAGGTTATGGGAACACGATAGAGAGAGCAGCTCCCAGGACGAAGGCTAAAAGTCACCTGTACTTCAGCCCTCGCCTCGGTGTGTCCCATCCGATAACCGAGAACTCAAAGCTTTATTTCAATTACGGCCACTTTTTGCAGGAGCCGGCCTCGACATACCGATTCCGTATCCAGCGGGAGGCAAATGGACTCGTTACGTCAATTGGCAATCCGGATCTCGAGATGGAAAGAACGGTGGCCTACGAGCTTGGTTTCTCTCAGAACTTGTTCAATAGACTCCTTCTGAACATTGCTGCGTATTATCGCGACATTACAAACCAGGCTGGCTGGGTCTACTACCAGGATGTCGTCGGTACCGTCAAATATAACAAAGCGGAAAACAATAACTACCAGGACATCCGAGGCTTCGAAGTGACCCTAACGAAGTACACTGGTGGTTGGCTGAACGGGTTTATCAACTACACCTACGAAGTGATCACAAGCGGATACTTCGGTCTTCTCAGGTATTATCAGGACCCAAGCATGCAGCGGGACTACTTGCGACAAAATCCCTATCAGGAGAAGCCCCATCCCCAACCCTACGCTCGGGCCGATCTGGACTTTCTGACCCCGCCCGATTTCGGACCGAGGATCGCGGGTTTCTGTCCTCTCGGCCATTGGGATTTGAACATCTTAGCGACCTGGCGTGCGGGGGCCTACGAGACGTACAATCCGCATAACATCCCAGGCCTTGTGGACAATGTACGATGGAAGGACTACTACAACGTGGATATGCGCCTGACCAAGATCCTTCGCATAGGTCGGTTTGACGTTCAACTGTACGTCGACGTCATCAATGTGTTCAATATCAAGCGACTCAGCTACGCCGGGTTCTCCGACTATTATGATTACGTCGACTATTTGGAGTCGCTGCACTTCCCGTGGGAAAGTGGACCAGAGCACGGGAACGATCGTATCGGCGACTACCGCAAAGAAGGTGTAAAGTACGAACCTTACGACCCATCTGACCCAACGAAGACCAAGGAGGATCTCGAACGAATTCTTAAGACGAAGGCGTACATCGATATGCCCAACTTGACGTATTTCACGTTCCTGGATCCACGCGACGTCAGATTTGGGGTGAAGATTACGTTTTGACGACGCAGGAGGGAGAGTTTTGCGCACAACGCGGAGACACGAACGAGGTCGGTGGGGCAGGATCGGTTGGCGCGTGATGATGGGGGGGATCCTACTGCTACTTGGCACACAGAGATGGTGGTCGGATGCGCATGCCCAGGTAGCCGGCACGGAAAAACGATGGGTTCGTGTGGGCTCCCTGCAGACGCGGTTCTCCGCATACGGTTCGGAGCGGGCGTGGAATAATTCTTACTATGAAGGCTTGATTTGGCCTGCGGATTATCCAAAGCAGGATAACGCAGTAATCGAACGGCAGTGGATTGCGTGTGATGACTTTACTGACGCCAGGGGGCATCAT
This DNA window, taken from candidate division KSB1 bacterium, encodes the following:
- a CDS encoding fibronectin encodes the protein MRRLIVYVGPLVVGLLPFLAGADETRWLAVGMLHDWFSSAGCEIEVGRRHLISDQQDGLRWPAQYRYQDCKAAKALWIGATNYYDPIVGQTFDYKVVHCGPRVLNEESEFMPVVFKLFGKFERPLVLVDGIPAGFLDYMDFVDEVDPNLPADRVLFNVVNTQIGITVKRTIYAFSQQYHNNYFIYDYVFKNTGIIDKKGTRYEQTLQGVIFFFQYRYAVCREVGPYGYYWMPQSSSWGHNTMNDSMLVRDPQTGEAYLSLFAWHGIHSKAGFDNIGAPDIRPNGDGRLGAAQHVGIVVLHADRSATDKSHDPAQPTTTQFLGSDEPITSGNDPFNPAKMAAEYAAMSAGHPLKMHADAVMESGQAADIWGSTPGGFSHCAGFGPYTLAPGESIHIVIAEGVAGLSREKCIEVGGKWLRNESPFVLPDGSTTTNRDEYKDKWVFTGRDSLYKTFQRAIMAYKLNYNIPHPPPPPKMFEVTGGGDRIMLRWSGEPESWPGFAGYRIYRTIHVPDTTYQLIYECGPGVRQYDDFSARRGFDYYYYITSISDGSGNITPANPPGPLESSMFYTRTNEPVRLKRQAGKSLADIRVVPNPYNIRARDLQYGYGAPDRIMFLDLPPVCTIKIFTERGDLIETIEHTDGSGDEAWNSVTSSRQVVVSGVYIAYFETPDGQRTFRKFVIIR
- a CDS encoding PorV/PorQ family protein — its product is MKARAYSLLIPCLALGTTVASWAGNKKLAQTGFQFLSVPTEARAAAMGEAFTTVASYSGSMFYNPANMSRITSLVDISLSRNQWIADIEHVSGTIALNPWRGRYGVLGFSILAVDYGEFLGTMVDPTTDKGYIDTGTFSPSALAVGVAYARSLTDRFSVGGHVRYCYQKLGTSVVPVGEASAGVREKIDNFVDVLGFDFGTLYRTGFRTLAFGMSVRNFSKEIKFQREGFQLPLTFRIGVSMEVLELFLGENDTHQLLVSVDASHPRDYPEQLSIGAEYTFLGILALRGGYTTGYRHTKEEKGSYGNPDRGFSFGLGLQKSLGDHLVALDYAYIPFGVFDPVKVVSFRLVL
- a CDS encoding TonB-dependent receptor, translating into RESQYKTKKVRTRWTLSPRLAISHPITVNSKLYFNYGHYRQMPTSEGLYRVQRSAINAVDYIGDPTIPLAKTVSYELGYDHALSRDLLLHLSGYYKDITDEGYWVRYVSFDGKVNYRKLTNNAYEDIRGFEVDLTKLWGNWLTGNINYEYRVETSGYFGRAYMYENPAEQREYERRNPEQFKPRPRPRIKAYLDFHTPRELGPKWLGQRVLGDWFVNVVGRYTAGSWFTWNPNNVPGISYNVQRNPYYNIDLKVSKLFSFGKFDVRVFAEVYNLFNFKHFSWLSFVNTFDYNYYMYSLHLPKEIAEPLGYLYIPGNDRPGDYRKEGVEYQPMEPVRDMSDVSKLNPRVIYYDWSRKNYYHYSNGEWVEVPKAKLQKLLDDKAYIDMPNQTHFTFLNPRAVFFGISVDFRF
- a CDS encoding IPT/TIG domain-containing protein, which codes for MSGSWRKLSGFLAAGLLGLWLVGCENKYPESIYDPNFQGAPAPRITSVLPQDSALAGIGEIVIRGENFSPEPSKNFVFFGKVQAQVIRATPTELTVKTPNVIGDSIQVKVAVHGALLFSNAVRYRLVQAIWDWGGFLAADDPWAITCDAAENLYVSLTTRVVDKVAPDGRRQSYGTLPFIKATGMKMGPEGYLYVARGTKTIYRIPPGGGAAVKWIDAPDRINDFDFAPSKSMYAGGDGNSLYLIRQDGSASEAASYRKVNIRTVRVFQGYVYVGGQDSLGQSFVWRNQILDGDQLGPKEVYFEWNAQVDPSSRVYAITFAQDGDMYVGTDNPYGIIVVHPDRTFAPLYEGLIKSYVYSLAWGKGVYLYANQRNDSDPSQKRMLRINTLKVGAPYYGRE
- a CDS encoding TonB-dependent receptor, coding for MKVRRFIRQGPVLVGRSMGWLAFTTFMGILLARTAWAGTTGKITGRVTELGTGQPLPGVNVVISGTEMGAATDANGRYVILNVPPGSYSLQASMIGYRKVTMTNVVVRVDLTTTADFELEPAVIEMKEVVVEARRPIVPKDVSASQVNVESRVISSLPVQELSQVVGLQAGIRGLVIRGGSARQAAFLVDGLSFNDERSNAPYASVPLSVVKEVQIQSGGFNAEYGNLRSGIINVITREPDARAYHGAVTGQYRPPRPKHFGPSIYDPNTYFTRPYLDPAVCWTGTSSGGWDAYTRRQYPSFPGWIAVADATVADDDPTNDLTPEGAKRLWEWQHRRRGDITKPDYVIDAAFGGPLPVLGHYAGDLRFLLSHQNLREMFIFPLSRDAYSENVTQLKLVSNWGPSIKLVAIGTYGEVHSVSPYDWTVTPTGDVLRGTYAVADLVNSSSGNAILYVPGYYSPASIYRSTFGLKLTHVLSTRTFYEMNLQYTANRYNTFQIALRDTTKRFEPVPGYKVDEAPWGYWGYGVTGIGDGMILGGWMNLGRDKSKIQTSSIRFDITSQVDHRNQVKGGFQVVYNDLNVRSYTENPSMTTWNRKQTYHRFPYRIGAYIQDKLEFEGFIANLGLRLDYTDPNGFRYDLKPYDRLYREGYGNTIERAAPRTKAKSHLYFSPRLGVSHPITENSKLYFNYGHFLQEPASTYRFRIQREANGLVTSIGNPDLEMERTVAYELGFSQNLFNRLLLNIAAYYRDITNQAGWVYYQDVVGTVKYNKAENNNYQDIRGFEVTLTKYTGGWLNGFINYTYEVITSGYFGLLRYYQDPSMQRDYLRQNPYQEKPHPQPYARADLDFLTPPDFGPRIAGFCPLGHWDLNILATWRAGAYETYNPHNIPGLVDNVRWKDYYNVDMRLTKILRIGRFDVQLYVDVINVFNIKRLSYAGFSDYYDYVDYLESLHFPWESGPEHGNDRIGDYRKEGVKYEPYDPSDPTKTKEDLERILKTKAYIDMPNLTYFTFLDPRDVRFGVKITF